In one window of Prevotella sp. E13-17 DNA:
- a CDS encoding thioesterase family protein, producing the protein MIKIGMKHSSELTVTESVTAVNIGSGDMPVLATPMMIALMENAAMLAVKNALPEGSTTVGGHIASSHLKPSKVGDVVRAEAEVTNVDGRKISFKVAAYCGDTLLGEGTHLRFVVDREKFLAKNCE; encoded by the coding sequence ATGATAAAGATTGGGATGAAACATAGCAGTGAACTGACCGTTACAGAGTCTGTCACTGCGGTGAATATTGGCTCTGGTGATATGCCAGTGTTGGCTACACCAATGATGATAGCGCTGATGGAGAATGCGGCAATGTTGGCTGTTAAGAATGCTCTGCCAGAAGGCAGCACCACTGTCGGAGGACATATAGCATCGTCTCATCTAAAACCTTCAAAGGTTGGTGATGTGGTAAGAGCCGAGGCAGAGGTGACAAATGTGGATGGCCGCAAAATATCATTTAAGGTGGCTGCCTATTGTGGTGATACACTTCTTGGCGAAGGTACCCACCTGCGCTTTGTCGTAGATAGAGAGAAGTTTTTGGCAAAAAACTGTGAGTGA
- a CDS encoding winged helix-turn-helix domain-containing protein, with the protein MNIVEARLGKHLLNYKGLQLNLDKKTTTVDGEPVSLTPTEFELLRLLLANQGKVFSRQQLMDSVWEGVVVTDRAVNVNITRLRKKLGTYAQNIVSRTGFGYVFESTNV; encoded by the coding sequence ATGAACATCGTTGAGGCTCGTCTGGGCAAGCACTTGCTTAATTATAAGGGATTACAATTGAATCTTGATAAGAAAACAACCACTGTTGATGGAGAACCTGTAAGTCTAACTCCAACGGAGTTCGAACTCCTCCGCCTGTTGTTGGCTAATCAGGGAAAGGTGTTCTCGCGTCAGCAGCTGATGGACAGCGTTTGGGAGGGAGTCGTAGTGACCGATCGTGCCGTCAATGTCAACATCACTCGTCTGCGCAAGAAATTAGGCACCTATGCTCAGAACATTGTCAGTCGTACTGGTTTCGGTTATGTATTCGAATCTACCAATGTTTGA
- a CDS encoding flavin reductase family protein, protein MKSFKSAAWLLPQPVLIIGTYDKDGRPNAMNAAWGGQWDMKEIMISLGSHQTTDNLAKNPEFTVTFATTQTMVASDYVGITSGRNTPDKMDRTGWTIEKAPNVNAPIFKEFPLTLECRVKQKIDESETGYFLIADIVNILCDENYLAEDGKPDVEKMRLITYDPVHHNYIQLGSPVGKELK, encoded by the coding sequence ATGAAAAGCTTTAAATCTGCAGCGTGGCTATTGCCACAACCCGTACTGATTATCGGCACCTACGACAAAGATGGCAGACCCAATGCTATGAATGCAGCTTGGGGCGGCCAGTGGGACATGAAAGAGATTATGATTTCTTTGGGCTCTCACCAGACAACAGACAATCTGGCAAAAAATCCCGAATTTACCGTTACTTTCGCCACCACCCAAACCATGGTTGCATCTGATTATGTCGGAATCACGAGTGGAAGGAACACACCCGACAAAATGGATCGAACGGGATGGACCATTGAGAAGGCGCCCAATGTTAACGCACCCATTTTCAAGGAATTTCCCTTGACGCTGGAATGCCGTGTGAAACAAAAGATTGACGAGAGCGAGACGGGCTATTTCTTGATAGCCGACATCGTGAATATCCTTTGCGACGAGAACTATCTGGCTGAAGACGGTAAGCCCGACGTTGAAAAGATGCGCCTCATCACCTACGACCCCGTTCACCACAACTACATCCAACTTGGCAGCCCCGTTGGCAAGGAACTGAAATAA
- a CDS encoding DUF6249 domain-containing protein: MDWIMIPLNCLIVFGTIYKVVELFVRKRERLTLISKLTEISNVDFKGIKLYNSGNKFTALRFAWLLMGVGLGFFVGFFLNLIIAQGDAANLCDYRFIDHISGIIYVSCISFFGGLGLLISYYSERRAEQSEDKKNDDTQI, encoded by the coding sequence ATGGATTGGATTATGATTCCGCTGAACTGCCTGATCGTGTTCGGCACTATTTACAAAGTGGTAGAACTGTTTGTGCGCAAGCGCGAACGACTGACGCTCATCAGTAAACTGACGGAGATATCAAACGTCGATTTCAAGGGTATCAAACTCTACAACAGCGGCAATAAGTTTACAGCTCTGCGCTTTGCATGGCTTCTGATGGGAGTGGGCTTGGGATTCTTTGTAGGCTTCTTTCTCAATCTGATAATAGCCCAAGGAGATGCCGCTAACCTATGTGATTATCGTTTTATTGACCATATAAGCGGCATCATCTATGTGTCTTGCATTAGTTTCTTTGGAGGCTTAGGCTTGTTGATATCATACTATTCAGAGCGTAGGGCAGAACAGTCTGAGGACAAGAAGAACGACGACACCCAAATCTGA
- a CDS encoding inositol monophosphatase family protein, with product MIDHELHALEGIKETAIRMALHCGKLQLESFRSNNIGIDTKSNVYDVVTKVDKACEDYLLAEISRLYPTHSVIGEETGQHLHADSEWAWVVDPLDGTNSYSQGLPVFCVSIGVTFKGECVVGVVYAPYLDELYTAIKGEGAWYGTADNAKANRLHVSTKHSLQECVVASGFPYDKATHPINNIREASIIIPQVRGFRRMGSAAYDLCCTAMGTIDAYWEYNLNLWDVCAGQLIVSEAGGLVVPLCENRKISIIAGPENLVQLLKEVLAS from the coding sequence ATGATAGACCACGAATTACATGCACTTGAAGGCATCAAGGAAACTGCCATCAGGATGGCTCTGCATTGTGGCAAACTACAACTTGAGTCTTTCCGTTCCAATAACATCGGAATAGACACCAAGAGCAATGTTTACGATGTCGTGACAAAGGTGGACAAAGCCTGCGAAGACTATCTGCTCGCAGAGATCTCACGTCTCTACCCCACTCATTCCGTCATTGGCGAAGAGACTGGCCAGCACCTGCATGCTGACAGCGAGTGGGCCTGGGTGGTTGATCCGCTCGATGGCACAAACAGCTACTCACAGGGCCTACCCGTTTTTTGCGTCAGCATAGGTGTCACTTTTAAGGGCGAATGCGTTGTTGGCGTGGTCTATGCCCCATATCTCGACGAGCTATACACTGCCATTAAGGGCGAAGGTGCATGGTATGGGACGGCAGACAACGCAAAAGCCAACAGATTACACGTTTCCACCAAGCATTCTCTTCAAGAATGCGTCGTGGCATCTGGTTTCCCCTATGACAAAGCTACCCACCCCATCAACAACATCCGCGAGGCGAGTATCATCATTCCTCAAGTGCGCGGTTTCCGCAGAATGGGCAGTGCGGCCTACGATCTCTGTTGCACCGCCATGGGGACCATTGATGCCTACTGGGAGTATAACCTCAACCTATGGGATGTCTGTGCTGGGCAGCTCATCGTCAGCGAAGCTGGAGGCTTGGTTGTACCCCTTTGCGAGAATCGTAAAATCAGCATCATCGCTGGTCCCGAGAACTTAGTGCAACTACTTAAAGAAGTATTGGCATCCTGA
- a CDS encoding RNA polymerase sigma factor — MQQADEKQLIARILDGHAEDYGYFLTRYGQEVFRLVVRLVPQQQDAEELVQDAFVRAFDRLDTYTGEAAFHTWLCRIAYNLTVSWLRKRKMKYISIDERPDISDTDIDRLLDDNSRVEQLRDACAQLTPDEQTLVNLYYYDEKPIRDIAYILGLEQGNIATRLFRIRKKLYLIIKKTEKQ; from the coding sequence ATGCAGCAGGCAGACGAAAAGCAACTGATAGCCCGTATCCTCGACGGACACGCCGAGGATTACGGCTATTTCCTGACGCGCTACGGACAGGAGGTGTTCCGGCTCGTGGTGCGACTGGTGCCCCAGCAACAGGATGCTGAGGAACTGGTGCAGGATGCCTTCGTCCGTGCCTTCGACCGATTGGATACCTATACGGGCGAGGCAGCGTTTCACACATGGCTGTGTCGTATAGCCTATAACCTCACCGTCAGCTGGCTGCGCAAGCGGAAGATGAAATACATCAGCATAGACGAGCGCCCAGACATCAGCGATACGGATATCGACCGACTGCTGGACGATAATTCGCGCGTAGAGCAGCTCCGCGACGCCTGCGCCCAACTGACGCCCGACGAGCAAACCCTCGTCAACCTATATTATTACGACGAAAAGCCCATACGCGACATCGCCTATATCCTGGGACTCGAACAGGGCAATATCGCTACACGGCTTTTCCGCATCCGCAAGAAACTATATCTAATCATCAAAAAAACAGAGAAACAATGA